The following proteins are encoded in a genomic region of Paenibacillus sp. FSL R7-0273:
- a CDS encoding helix-turn-helix domain-containing protein: protein MGHLTGTREKAAQEVLSGIKAAVVARKYGVTPSTVNQWVRDYREAHGEQDHPYPQDQVEELKRLLDVEQKYEKAVKILGEKELEIEILRELLKKPTPAYPKKSR from the coding sequence ATGGGACACTTAACAGGAACAAGAGAGAAGGCCGCGCAAGAGGTGTTGTCTGGCATTAAGGCAGCGGTGGTTGCCCGAAAGTATGGAGTGACCCCATCGACGGTGAATCAGTGGGTGAGAGATTACCGGGAAGCCCATGGGGAACAAGATCATCCGTATCCCCAAGATCAGGTGGAGGAACTGAAACGCCTGCTGGATGTCGAGCAGAAATACGAGAAGGCTGTGAAGATCCTCGGTGAAAAGGAGCTAGAGATTGAGATTTTGCGTGAACTGCTAAAAAAGCCAACCCCTGCTTATCCGAAAAAATCGAGGTAG
- a CDS encoding IS3 family transposase: MFIKQGNKAALVLRLVGLAESTYYDRKKRKSQDAQAVPQGRGRPVPGYSLTESGEKISDGQIQEMLLELVAGEEHVYGYKLLAKCLWNQHSLKLNHKKSYRLCQALEILQPQRHKRFKHPRKLPENRVITGAGQLWQMDIKYGYVAGRDRHFFVLSIIDVFTRVIVGYHRGSSCEAKHACQTLGRAMEQHCAQDSARPVIRTDNGPQFVSHLFGDMCESWEMTHERIPPRTPDLNAFIESFHSNIDRDLFRKEAFETFDEAYEAVDRYMDFYNNRRMHTSLRNMPPVEFSEWVMGLEDRSAFFWPRKKAK; the protein is encoded by the coding sequence ATGTTCATTAAGCAGGGGAATAAAGCAGCGTTGGTACTACGTCTCGTGGGGCTAGCAGAGTCTACGTATTACGACCGTAAGAAACGCAAGTCACAGGATGCCCAGGCCGTACCTCAGGGGCGCGGAAGACCCGTACCCGGCTATTCCCTGACCGAGTCTGGAGAGAAGATTAGCGACGGGCAGATCCAGGAAATGCTTCTGGAACTGGTCGCTGGAGAAGAGCACGTGTACGGGTACAAGCTCCTGGCCAAGTGCTTATGGAACCAGCACAGCCTTAAGCTCAATCACAAGAAAAGCTACCGGCTGTGTCAGGCGCTGGAGATCCTGCAGCCCCAGCGTCACAAGCGCTTTAAGCATCCCCGGAAGCTGCCGGAGAACCGGGTTATTACCGGAGCGGGTCAGCTCTGGCAGATGGACATTAAGTACGGGTACGTGGCGGGCCGGGACCGGCATTTCTTCGTCCTGAGCATTATCGATGTGTTTACCCGTGTCATCGTCGGCTACCACCGCGGATCGTCGTGTGAGGCCAAGCACGCCTGCCAGACGCTGGGACGCGCCATGGAGCAGCACTGCGCCCAGGACAGTGCACGCCCGGTGATCCGCACCGACAACGGCCCACAGTTCGTCAGCCACCTGTTTGGTGACATGTGTGAAAGCTGGGAAATGACTCATGAACGCATTCCGCCTCGAACACCGGATTTAAATGCTTTTATTGAATCGTTCCACAGTAATATTGATCGGGATTTGTTCCGTAAAGAGGCATTCGAAACGTTCGACGAGGCCTATGAAGCCGTGGACCGGTACATGGATTTCTACAACAACCGGAGAATGCACACCAGCCTTCGCAACATGCCACCGGTTGAATTTTCAGAGTGGGTCATGGGCCTAGAAGACCGGTCCGCCTTCTTCTGGCCGAGGAAAAAAGCGAAATAA
- a CDS encoding M14 family metallopeptidase: protein MQQYIARKGDTISRIAARYGLTPEHVIQGNPWAGRQPYLYPGQTLYLPSAPRKRYSVQDGDTAGSIAALFGADIAELELLNPGVTGGRGCVPGKVLVIPGSAPGSIVTVDGEYGPLDIEEDTRLLAQKYPCITASSIGTSVLGKPLHLLRIGSGPRNLHVNAALHANEWLTAPCLMTFIEQYAEAYATGRDWNGHDPAQWYRDWTIWAVPLANPDGVELVQEGALPDHPHYAELMKWNCGRRSFRHWKANIRGVDLGDQFPAHWEEERERRQIPGPAPRDYSGPAPLCEPEAAALASLAEQYPGDAAVSLHSQGAEIYWNYRGYEPQGSRELAARLAAASGYRAVELTGSDAGYKDWFIQRFRKPGFTVELGIGKNPLPLADYEDAALETGIIIAEILSNLHKN, encoded by the coding sequence ATGCAGCAATATATAGCCCGTAAGGGAGATACGATCAGCCGGATAGCGGCAAGATATGGACTTACACCGGAGCATGTTATTCAGGGGAATCCGTGGGCCGGGAGGCAGCCCTACCTGTATCCGGGGCAGACCCTGTACTTACCCTCTGCCCCGCGTAAACGTTATTCTGTCCAGGACGGGGACACTGCGGGATCCATCGCTGCCTTGTTTGGAGCGGATATAGCCGAGCTTGAGCTGCTGAATCCGGGGGTTACCGGTGGCCGGGGCTGTGTCCCCGGCAAGGTGCTGGTCATTCCCGGTTCTGCCCCAGGCAGCATAGTTACTGTAGATGGAGAATACGGACCGCTGGATATAGAAGAGGATACAAGACTGCTGGCACAAAAGTATCCTTGTATCACCGCCAGCAGCATTGGAACAAGTGTGCTAGGCAAGCCTCTGCATTTGCTGCGGATCGGAAGCGGTCCCCGCAATCTGCACGTAAATGCTGCACTGCATGCCAATGAATGGCTGACTGCTCCTTGTTTGATGACTTTTATAGAGCAGTATGCGGAAGCGTACGCAACCGGCCGTGACTGGAACGGGCATGATCCCGCGCAGTGGTACCGGGACTGGACGATTTGGGCCGTGCCGCTGGCTAACCCGGATGGTGTCGAGCTGGTGCAGGAGGGGGCGCTGCCGGATCATCCCCATTACGCGGAGCTGATGAAATGGAACTGCGGCCGCCGCAGCTTCCGGCACTGGAAGGCCAACATCCGCGGGGTGGACCTCGGCGACCAGTTCCCCGCGCATTGGGAAGAGGAGCGCGAACGCCGGCAGATTCCCGGGCCGGCTCCGCGTGACTACAGCGGCCCGGCACCGCTATGCGAGCCGGAGGCCGCCGCGCTTGCTTCGCTGGCGGAGCAGTATCCAGGCGATGCAGCCGTTTCCCTGCACAGCCAGGGAGCAGAAATCTACTGGAACTACCGGGGATATGAGCCGCAGGGAAGCAGAGAGCTGGCAGCAAGGCTGGCGGCGGCAAGCGGCTATAGGGCAGTAGAGCTTACCGGAAGCGATGCCGGGTACAAGGACTGGTTCATCCAGCGGTTCCGCAAGCCGGGCTTTACCGTAGAGCTGGGAATAGGCAAAAATCCGCTTCCGCTGGCGGATTATGAAGACGCTGCACTGGAGACCGGAATAATAATTGCGGAAATCCTCTCGAATTTGCATAAAAATTGA
- a CDS encoding HesB/IscA family protein — MNVKITRNAAKVIKKTMELEGNSELKLRVAITHAHGDHAHYGLDLDTPKENDIVVSTDKDIDVILDPNQPLLDGVKIDYLYLPEEGFVITNPSKGNHGDH, encoded by the coding sequence ATGAACGTCAAAATTACCCGCAATGCGGCTAAAGTGATAAAAAAAACCATGGAGCTTGAAGGCAACAGCGAGCTTAAGCTGCGCGTAGCAATTACGCATGCCCACGGCGACCACGCCCACTATGGTCTTGATTTGGACACGCCAAAGGAAAATGACATCGTAGTTTCCACCGACAAAGACATCGATGTTATACTTGACCCGAACCAGCCGCTGCTGGACGGTGTGAAGATCGATTACTTGTATCTGCCGGAAGAAGGCTTTGTCATTACTAATCCGTCCAAAGGCAATCACGGCGACCACTAA
- a CDS encoding DUF1450 domain-containing protein — protein sequence MANEIQICDQCNHTRMKTIMPKLRKMAPDAEIKVGCKSYCGPCGKRAFIYINGRYVSAPTEDEVLAKAEAFVKKPAAVKE from the coding sequence ATGGCTAACGAAATACAAATTTGTGATCAGTGCAATCACACCAGAATGAAGACGATTATGCCCAAGCTGCGCAAGATGGCGCCGGACGCCGAGATCAAAGTCGGCTGCAAGTCCTATTGCGGACCTTGCGGCAAACGGGCCTTTATTTATATTAATGGACGTTATGTAAGTGCTCCTACCGAGGATGAGGTGCTGGCGAAGGCGGAAGCTTTTGTAAAGAAGCCGGCGGCTGTTAAGGAATGA
- a CDS encoding aldo/keto reductase: protein MKHLTDSTVLNNGVHMPWFGLGTFKAEGAEVANAVTTALELGYRSIDTAAVYGNEEEVGQSIAASGVARDSLFVTTKVWNSDQGYDTTLKAFDTSCRKLGLDMIDLYLIHWPGKDKYKDTWRALERLYEEGRVRAIGVSNFQIHHLEELRNDSGIVPAVNQVELHPRFIQKELHDYCVQNQIQIEAWAPLMKGRLQDNELLLDIAGKHGKTVSQVILRWGLQNRIVIIPKSVTPSRIRENSEIFDFELTAEEVSAISALDAGERIGTDPDKLMF from the coding sequence ATGAAGCATCTGACAGACAGCACGGTTCTGAATAACGGGGTTCATATGCCCTGGTTTGGTCTTGGTACGTTCAAAGCAGAGGGAGCCGAGGTGGCTAATGCGGTAACAACCGCACTTGAGCTGGGATACCGGAGCATCGATACTGCAGCAGTATACGGCAATGAGGAAGAGGTAGGACAATCGATTGCAGCAAGCGGAGTAGCGCGGGACAGCCTGTTTGTGACCACTAAAGTATGGAACTCCGATCAGGGCTATGACACTACGCTGAAGGCTTTTGACACCAGCTGCCGGAAGCTTGGTCTTGATATGATCGACCTGTATCTGATACATTGGCCGGGTAAGGATAAGTATAAGGACACCTGGCGTGCACTTGAACGCCTCTATGAAGAAGGCCGGGTACGGGCCATCGGAGTGAGCAATTTCCAGATTCATCATCTGGAGGAGCTGCGCAATGACAGCGGTATCGTGCCTGCCGTTAACCAGGTGGAGCTGCATCCGCGCTTTATCCAGAAGGAGCTGCATGATTACTGTGTTCAAAATCAGATTCAGATCGAGGCCTGGGCCCCGCTGATGAAGGGCAGACTGCAGGATAATGAGCTGCTGCTGGATATCGCCGGAAAGCACGGCAAGACGGTGTCCCAGGTGATTTTGCGCTGGGGCCTGCAGAACCGGATTGTTATCATTCCTAAGTCGGTTACTCCGTCACGGATCAGGGAGAACAGCGAAATCTTTGATTTCGAGCTGACGGCTGAAGAGGTTAGTGCAATCAGCGCGCTGGATGCCGGAGAGCGGATCGGTACTGACCCGGATAAGCTGATGTTCTAG
- a CDS encoding THUMP domain-containing class I SAM-dependent RNA methyltransferase yields the protein MGKLQLIATAPMGLEAVVARELNELGYETTTENGRVLFSGDLIDICRCNLWLRTSDRVLIKMGQFPARTFDELFEGVKAINWEDWIPENGEFPVEGRSHKSQLTSVPACQGIVKKAIVEKLKQSYHTEWFPENGPRYVVEVILLNDIALITLDTTGPALHKRGYRRQATEAPLKETMAAALIQLSRWNGHRPLYDPCCGSGTILIEAAMIAWNIAPGLRRSFPSEHWPEIPKRLWEEARDEAFDAVRDDYPLQLTGTDIDPAAIEIAEAAAKSAGLAGEITFKHMAAAKARPEGDYGCIITNPPYGERISNDKEVEKLTRQFGEMMLYLPNWSFFAISPYKEFEQYYGRKADKRRKLYNGRIECQYYQYLGPLPPRNPQ from the coding sequence TTGGGTAAATTACAACTGATCGCCACCGCCCCCATGGGGCTGGAGGCTGTAGTAGCACGCGAATTAAATGAATTGGGTTATGAGACCACAACCGAAAACGGCCGGGTGTTGTTCAGCGGGGATCTTATCGATATCTGCCGCTGTAATTTATGGCTGCGTACCTCTGACCGGGTCCTGATCAAAATGGGCCAGTTCCCTGCCCGGACCTTCGACGAGCTGTTCGAAGGTGTTAAGGCGATTAACTGGGAGGACTGGATTCCCGAGAACGGGGAGTTCCCGGTAGAGGGACGTTCACACAAATCCCAGCTTACCAGCGTACCTGCCTGCCAGGGGATTGTCAAGAAAGCGATTGTCGAGAAGCTGAAGCAGTCTTACCACACTGAGTGGTTCCCTGAGAACGGTCCCCGCTATGTGGTTGAAGTTATTCTGCTTAATGATATCGCCCTGATCACACTGGATACCACGGGTCCTGCGCTGCACAAGCGCGGCTACCGCCGCCAGGCAACTGAAGCGCCGCTGAAGGAAACGATGGCTGCTGCTCTAATCCAGCTCAGCCGCTGGAACGGCCACCGTCCGCTCTACGATCCGTGCTGCGGCTCCGGTACCATCCTGATTGAAGCGGCAATGATCGCCTGGAACATTGCTCCCGGACTGCGGCGTTCCTTCCCGTCCGAGCACTGGCCGGAAATTCCGAAGCGCCTGTGGGAGGAAGCCCGCGATGAGGCCTTTGATGCTGTGCGCGACGATTATCCGCTGCAGCTGACCGGCACCGATATTGATCCGGCGGCAATTGAAATTGCCGAGGCCGCTGCCAAGAGTGCAGGCCTGGCCGGCGAGATCACCTTCAAGCATATGGCAGCCGCCAAAGCCCGTCCGGAAGGCGATTATGGCTGCATTATTACGAACCCCCCTTACGGGGAGCGCATCAGTAATGACAAGGAAGTAGAGAAGCTGACCCGCCAGTTTGGCGAAATGATGCTGTATCTGCCGAACTGGTCCTTCTTCGCGATCAGCCCTTACAAGGAATTTGAGCAATACTACGGCCGCAAAGCGGACAAACGCCGCAAGCTGTATAACGGCCGGATTGAATGCCAGTATTATCAGTACCTGGGGCCGCTCCCGCCGCGCAATCCGCAATAA
- a CDS encoding O-methyltransferase, whose protein sequence is MLNQEEYSEMLYSEDELLLEVKQAILAHGMPEVSVAPGYGRLLSMLVRLSRSTRVLEIGALGGYSGICLCRGFASGGMLTSLELKAEYAKLAQSYLAKAGFGEAVEYRIGPALDSLKELEAEGRTFDFFFIDADKLNYPDYLDYAIRLASPGAIIAGDNIFLRGRTLNPERNGPAIQAVRSFNERIASDERLISTLLPAYDGLALAMVK, encoded by the coding sequence ATGCTCAATCAGGAAGAATACAGTGAAATGTTGTACTCGGAAGACGAATTATTGCTGGAGGTAAAACAAGCGATTCTCGCCCACGGCATGCCGGAGGTGTCCGTCGCTCCGGGATACGGGCGGCTGCTGTCGATGTTGGTCAGGCTGTCCCGCTCCACTCGCGTCCTGGAGATCGGCGCACTTGGCGGTTACAGCGGTATCTGCTTATGCCGCGGCTTTGCCTCCGGCGGAATGCTGACCTCACTTGAGCTGAAGGCGGAATACGCAAAGCTTGCGCAGAGCTATTTAGCCAAGGCCGGCTTCGGTGAGGCTGTGGAGTACAGAATCGGCCCTGCGCTGGACAGCCTGAAGGAGCTGGAAGCAGAGGGCCGGACCTTTGATTTCTTTTTTATCGATGCGGATAAGCTGAACTATCCGGACTATCTGGACTATGCAATCCGGCTGGCGTCGCCCGGGGCGATTATCGCCGGAGATAATATTTTTCTGCGCGGCCGCACGCTGAATCCGGAACGTAACGGGCCTGCTATCCAGGCGGTGCGGAGCTTCAATGAAAGGATCGCCAGTGATGAACGGCTGATCAGCACCCTTTTGCCGGCGTACGACGGACTGGCTCTGGCGATGGTGAAGTAG
- a CDS encoding MFS transporter — MKNWETWKINLMVLWFGQFLVNAGMTMITPFLSLYLAKDLGVVGDRAIGLWAGLIFAANFLTSFVFQPLWGKLADKYGRKIMLLRSSFGMAIVIVLMGFAQTPMQLLLLRLLNGTISGFNPASIALVSGTTPKHRMGFAMGLMQSGSVAGTILGPLIGGALADAIGFRPIFYVVGALLFVASLLALFLVKEKFSREEAAKVPQVSVMEGFKELAKVPQLPALFGVTFLLQFAMISPMSLLPIYVEKLHGSAVNIAFWAGMVSAVTGISNMLASPLLGKLSDKVGAHRILTFALIGAALFLIPQAFVTSVWQLIVVRFLMGVFMGGLLPSVNALIRSYTPDGKESRAFGFNSSTLALGNMLGAVIGGFLSGYIGIEGLFIISGGFLLLNTVWVRFKLYKPTRHQLYR; from the coding sequence TTGAAGAATTGGGAGACCTGGAAAATCAACCTCATGGTGCTTTGGTTTGGCCAGTTTCTCGTAAACGCCGGTATGACTATGATTACCCCTTTCCTGTCGCTTTATCTCGCCAAAGATTTGGGTGTCGTGGGCGATCGGGCGATCGGGCTCTGGGCCGGACTTATTTTTGCCGCAAATTTTCTGACCTCATTTGTATTTCAACCGCTGTGGGGCAAGCTCGCCGATAAATACGGCCGCAAAATCATGCTCCTGCGCTCCAGCTTCGGTATGGCCATCGTTATCGTGCTTATGGGCTTCGCCCAGACCCCGATGCAGCTGCTGCTCCTTCGGCTCCTTAACGGGACAATCTCGGGCTTTAATCCGGCATCCATCGCCCTTGTATCCGGCACAACCCCTAAGCACCGTATGGGCTTTGCCATGGGGCTGATGCAGTCCGGTTCGGTGGCCGGCACAATACTGGGTCCGCTGATCGGGGGCGCACTGGCTGACGCGATCGGGTTCCGCCCGATTTTTTATGTCGTGGGTGCATTGCTGTTCGTAGCTTCACTGCTCGCTTTATTCCTGGTAAAAGAAAAATTCAGCCGCGAAGAGGCGGCGAAGGTCCCTCAGGTGTCAGTCATGGAGGGATTCAAGGAGCTGGCCAAGGTGCCGCAGCTGCCTGCACTGTTCGGCGTGACCTTTCTGCTGCAGTTCGCAATGATCAGCCCGATGTCGCTGCTGCCGATCTATGTAGAGAAGCTGCACGGCTCAGCTGTCAATATCGCCTTCTGGGCGGGAATGGTCAGCGCGGTGACCGGTATTTCCAACATGCTCGCCTCACCGCTGCTGGGTAAGCTGAGCGATAAGGTCGGTGCCCACCGCATACTGACGTTTGCGCTGATCGGTGCGGCGCTGTTCCTGATTCCGCAGGCTTTTGTAACCAGTGTGTGGCAGCTGATTGTGGTCCGCTTCCTGATGGGTGTGTTCATGGGAGGACTGCTGCCGAGTGTGAATGCGCTGATCCGCTCCTACACTCCTGACGGGAAAGAAAGCAGGGCCTTCGGCTTCAACAGCAGCACGCTGGCCCTGGGGAATATGCTTGGTGCGGTAATCGGCGGGTTTTTGTCGGGTTATATCGGAATCGAAGGCTTGTTCATCATCTCCGGAGGCTTCCTGCTGCTTAATACGGTCTGGGTACGCTTCAAGCTGTACAAGCCGACCCGGCACCAGTTATACCGCTAA
- the hemE gene encoding uroporphyrinogen decarboxylase, with protein sequence MTYNDTFIRACRRQETDHVPVWYMRQAGRYDPEYRKIKEKYSLLEICSQPELAAEVTLMPVRKLGVDAAILYSDIMNPVASLGVKFDIVKNIGPVIENPIATAADVNRLKPIDVEGDLGHILETIAILDKELDVPLITFAGAPFTIASYLIEGRPSKSYHRTKEMMFSQPRVWEQLMDKLGDMVIAYLRAHVKSGGKAFQLFDSWVGALAPRDFERYVLPTISRIFTELSDLDVPKIYFPGVSSGELLPSLKGLKTDVIGLDWRVSLTEGRRRTGGGFAVQGNLDPYLLTAPMDLLKERAKDLIDEGIQQPGYIFNLGHGLFPEASLDTLRELTEFIHDYSKQAMKQAAKPQI encoded by the coding sequence ATGACCTACAATGACACTTTTATCCGCGCCTGCAGACGGCAGGAGACGGACCATGTTCCCGTATGGTACATGCGGCAGGCCGGCCGTTATGATCCCGAGTACCGTAAAATCAAGGAGAAATATTCGCTGCTCGAAATCTGCAGCCAGCCGGAGCTTGCGGCTGAAGTAACCTTGATGCCTGTGCGCAAGCTGGGTGTGGATGCGGCCATCCTGTATTCTGACATTATGAACCCGGTCGCTTCACTCGGGGTGAAATTCGACATCGTGAAGAATATCGGCCCGGTCATCGAGAATCCGATTGCGACCGCTGCCGATGTGAACCGCCTGAAGCCAATTGATGTGGAAGGCGATCTGGGCCATATCCTGGAAACCATCGCCATCCTGGACAAGGAGCTGGATGTACCGCTGATTACCTTTGCCGGTGCTCCGTTCACGATTGCCAGCTATCTGATTGAAGGCAGGCCTTCCAAGAGCTATCACCGCACCAAAGAAATGATGTTCAGCCAGCCGCGCGTCTGGGAGCAGCTGATGGATAAGCTGGGTGATATGGTTATCGCTTATCTGCGTGCCCATGTTAAGAGCGGCGGGAAGGCCTTCCAGCTGTTTGACAGCTGGGTCGGGGCACTGGCTCCGCGTGACTTCGAGCGCTATGTGCTGCCAACGATTTCCCGTATTTTTACCGAATTATCGGATCTTGATGTACCGAAAATTTATTTTCCCGGCGTAAGCTCCGGGGAGCTTTTGCCGAGCCTTAAGGGCCTGAAGACGGATGTAATCGGACTGGACTGGCGGGTAAGCCTTACAGAAGGCAGACGAAGAACCGGAGGAGGCTTTGCCGTTCAGGGCAACCTCGATCCTTATCTGCTGACTGCACCGATGGACCTGCTCAAGGAGCGTGCCAAGGATCTGATTGACGAAGGCATACAGCAGCCGGGGTATATTTTTAACCTAGGACACGGCTTATTTCCCGAGGCTTCGCTGGATACATTAAGAGAGCTGACGGAATTTATCCATGATTATTCGAAGCAGGCGATGAAGCAGGCGGCTAAGCCGCAAATCTAA
- the hemH gene encoding ferrochelatase has product MTAKIGVLVMSYGTPESLDQVEAYYTHIRRGHAPSAEQLKELKDRYEAIVGGVFPLRENTDRQVEALQEALNKSGGDTEYVCYQGLKHAKPFIEDGVEAMVRDGIKHAVGVVLAPHYSVMSVGTYIKRAKEKAEASGITMNFVESYHLHPELVDVLSRRVSAKLDQFEETGAARGDVRVLFSAHSLPERILAMGDPYVEQLLATSQAIADRTGVSNWQFTWQSAGRTAEPWLGPDILDTMRELAKSEVKYVLSAPIGFVSDHLEVLYDLDIEAQALASELDMRLMRIESLNSDPAYMSVLSDVVRVKAGELQVNQP; this is encoded by the coding sequence ATGACTGCAAAAATTGGTGTACTTGTGATGTCGTACGGCACTCCTGAAAGCCTGGACCAGGTGGAGGCTTATTACACCCATATCCGGCGCGGGCATGCCCCTTCTGCTGAACAGCTCAAGGAGCTTAAGGACCGCTATGAAGCTATTGTCGGAGGCGTGTTTCCGCTTAGGGAAAATACCGACCGGCAGGTTGAGGCGCTGCAGGAGGCCTTGAACAAATCCGGCGGGGACACAGAATATGTGTGCTATCAGGGACTGAAGCATGCCAAGCCTTTTATCGAGGATGGCGTGGAGGCAATGGTGCGTGACGGGATCAAGCATGCCGTAGGAGTTGTACTGGCTCCGCATTATTCGGTTATGAGCGTGGGGACCTACATTAAACGGGCCAAGGAAAAAGCGGAGGCCAGCGGAATTACCATGAATTTCGTGGAAAGCTATCACCTGCATCCTGAACTGGTCGATGTGCTCAGCCGCCGGGTGTCGGCAAAGCTGGACCAGTTCGAAGAGACCGGAGCGGCACGCGGGGATGTGCGGGTGCTGTTCAGCGCCCACAGTCTGCCTGAGCGGATTCTTGCAATGGGTGATCCTTACGTCGAACAGCTGCTTGCAACCTCGCAGGCAATCGCCGACCGGACTGGGGTCAGCAACTGGCAGTTCACTTGGCAGAGCGCAGGCAGAACCGCCGAGCCGTGGCTCGGTCCGGACATCCTTGATACCATGCGCGAGCTTGCCAAAAGCGAAGTGAAATATGTCCTGTCGGCACCAATCGGGTTCGTATCCGACCATCTGGAGGTACTGTACGATTTGGACATCGAAGCCCAGGCACTGGCCTCTGAGCTGGATATGCGTCTTATGCGCATTGAGTCGCTGAACAGTGATCCGGCATACATGTCTGTTCTCAGTGATGTGGTCCGTGTCAAAGCAGGTGAGCTTCAGGTGAACCAGCCATGA
- the hemG gene encoding protoporphyrinogen oxidase, whose amino-acid sequence MNAVHRKIVIIGGGLSGLSAAFYVRKYYREAGVEPDIVLLEKADVLGGKIETLQREGFVIEKGPDSFLARKTAMVELAKELGLEHELVSTNPNAKKTYILQKGKLHPMPAGLVLGIPTELKPFLQSGLVSFSGKMRAMLDFVLPPRRSKEDESLGELIERRLGTEVLENMTEPLLAGIYAGDMRKISLQATFPQFGEVERKYGSLIRGMTTGRKPVETHTGTKKSAFLTFRRGLQSLVQALIQQLHDVEQRTGAAAAAIQESQVPGAPRYEVQLENGEVLQADDIYVTVQDFAAAGLLRPHVDVTPLEDVNYVSVANVVVAFAKKDIVTEYDGSGFLVPRKEGRNITACTWTSTKWLHTSPDDKVLLRCYVGRSGDEQNVELPDAALTELVLKDLREIMGITAKPLFTEITRLRRSMPQYPVGHPARIAGFRKELAEKLPGVYAFGAGYDAIGMPDCIRQANDIAGAAAAGLEKLPELEAAVR is encoded by the coding sequence ATGAATGCTGTTCACCGCAAAATAGTGATTATCGGCGGAGGCCTTAGCGGCCTCAGCGCCGCTTTTTATGTGCGTAAGTATTACCGGGAGGCGGGCGTAGAGCCTGATATTGTGCTTCTGGAGAAGGCCGATGTCCTTGGAGGGAAGATCGAGACCCTGCAGCGTGAAGGCTTTGTCATCGAGAAGGGCCCGGATTCGTTTTTGGCTCGCAAAACAGCAATGGTGGAGCTTGCAAAGGAGCTGGGGCTTGAGCACGAGCTGGTGAGCACCAACCCTAACGCCAAGAAGACGTACATACTGCAAAAGGGCAAGCTGCATCCGATGCCGGCAGGACTAGTGCTTGGTATTCCGACCGAGCTGAAGCCGTTCCTGCAGAGCGGGCTGGTCTCCTTCAGCGGTAAAATGCGGGCAATGCTTGATTTCGTGCTCCCTCCGCGCCGGAGCAAGGAGGATGAGTCGCTGGGCGAGCTGATCGAGCGCCGCCTAGGGACAGAGGTGCTGGAGAATATGACCGAGCCGCTGCTGGCGGGCATTTATGCCGGAGATATGCGCAAGATCAGCCTTCAGGCGACCTTTCCGCAATTCGGGGAGGTGGAGCGCAAGTACGGAAGTCTAATCCGGGGCATGACCACTGGCCGCAAGCCGGTGGAGACCCATACCGGGACCAAGAAAAGCGCCTTCCTTACCTTCCGCAGGGGACTGCAGAGCCTTGTGCAGGCGCTGATACAGCAGCTGCATGATGTTGAGCAGCGGACAGGGGCGGCAGCGGCAGCGATTCAAGAGAGCCAAGTGCCGGGCGCCCCGCGGTACGAAGTGCAGCTTGAGAACGGTGAGGTTTTGCAGGCGGATGATATATACGTGACAGTGCAGGATTTTGCCGCAGCCGGGCTGCTCCGCCCGCATGTGGATGTGACGCCGCTTGAGGACGTGAACTATGTATCTGTGGCCAATGTGGTGGTGGCCTTTGCCAAAAAGGACATCGTTACGGAATATGACGGCTCCGGCTTCCTCGTTCCCCGGAAGGAGGGCCGTAATATAACCGCCTGCACCTGGACCTCAACCAAGTGGCTGCATACCAGCCCTGACGATAAGGTGCTGCTGCGCTGCTATGTCGGCCGTTCCGGGGATGAGCAGAATGTGGAGCTGCCGGATGCGGCGCTTACAGAGCTGGTGCTGAAGGATTTGCGTGAGATCATGGGCATTACCGCCAAACCGCTGTTTACGGAAATAACCCGTCTCCGCCGCTCCATGCCGCAATATCCGGTCGGTCATCCGGCCAGAATTGCCGGCTTCCGCAAGGAGCTGGCAGAGAAGCTGCCAGGCGTCTACGCATTCGGCGCGGGCTATGACGCAATCGGCATGCCGGACTGCATCAGACAGGCCAATGACATTGCCGGCGCTGCGGCTGCCGGCCTTGAGAAACTGCCGGAGCTTGAAGCGGCAGTCAGATAA